One Malaclemys terrapin pileata isolate rMalTer1 chromosome 21, rMalTer1.hap1, whole genome shotgun sequence DNA window includes the following coding sequences:
- the LOC128827544 gene encoding phospholipase A2 inhibitor NAI-like produces the protein MRASLAAFILAALLATGACLQCEVCGGPGTTCSGDLQTCPAGLDSCGILLSEDTEVPRERQRINKTCLTSRECKLGYVSLKFWNGKTLRFQKFCCVGDACRTTTFKLPPADTKPNGRSCRGCIFSFPGPCMEGTIECTGAETQCYYSTQKRGTWWR, from the exons ATGAGGGCATCTCTTGCTGCCTTCATCCTCGCTGCTCTCCTGGCTACGG gGGCCTGTCTGCAGTGTGAGGTTTGCGGTGGACCAGGAACTACCTGCTCGGGCGACCTACAGACCTGCCCCGCTGGGCTTGACTCTTGTGGCATCCTTCTGTCAGAAGACACAGAGG TGCCAAGGGAGCGTCAGAGGATAAACAAGACCTGTCTGACATCCAGGGAATGTAAACTTGGCTACGTGTCTCTGAAATTTTGGAATGGAAAGACGCTCAGGTTTCAGAAATTCTGTTGCGTGGGAGATGCCTGCAGAACAACCACCTTTAAAC TGCCCCCGGCTGACACCAAACCCAATGGCCGGAGCTGCCGTGGCTGCATCTTCTCATTCCCAGGTCCATGCATGGAAGGGACCATAGAGTGTACTGGAGCCGAGACCCAGTGTTACTACTCAACCCAGAAAAGAGGCACGTG GTGGAGGTGA